One Gelria sp. Kuro-4 DNA segment encodes these proteins:
- the secG gene encoding preprotein translocase subunit SecG, with product MRVLRTVLLVVFVLVSLGLIALVLLQSGKSAGLSGSIAGGAETFFGKKKGINEKLESWTKYIAFAFMVLALLLTIL from the coding sequence ATGCGGGTGCTGCGAACCGTTCTTCTAGTGGTCTTTGTCCTCGTTTCCCTCGGCCTCATCGCTCTGGTTTTACTGCAGTCCGGCAAGTCCGCCGGCCTTTCCGGTAGCATTGCAGGCGGGGCCGAAACCTTCTTCGGCAAGAAGAAAGGGATCAACGAGAAGCTGGAGTCCTGGACCAAGTACATTGCCTTCGCCTTCATGGTTCTGGCGCTGCTTCTAACCATCCTTTAG